In one Solanum dulcamara chromosome 1, daSolDulc1.2, whole genome shotgun sequence genomic region, the following are encoded:
- the LOC129891801 gene encoding uncharacterized protein LOC129891801 has protein sequence MVTGLPQITAPFKICEECVVSKQTRSQISKEKSWRAKDVLELVHSDLCGPINPTSNGEKFSVACTPKNSATSATVAVENEETTQSVGCTIRRPAWMEDYEEAEFVSATACACQSIWLRRLLEELKFKQLGATKIFCDNNSAIQLSKNPVLHGRSKHIDVKFYFLRDLSNNETIELIYYRSEDQIADIFTKALKMESFMKLRRLLGVFTIKDVN, from the exons ATGGTCACAGGACTTCCTCAAATTACTGCTCCTTTTAAAATCTGTGAAGAATGTGTTGTTAGCAAACAAACTCGCTCTCAAATTTCTAAAGAAAAGTCATGGAGAGCAAAGGATGTGTTGGAGCTTGTGCATTCAGATCTTTGTGGTCCAATAAACCCAACATCAAATGGAG AGAAATTTTCAGTAGCTTGCACACCAAAAAATTCAGCAACTTCAGCAACAGTTGCTGtagaaaatgaagaaacaaCTCAGTCTGTTGGGTGTACTATAAGAAGGCCTGCTTGGATGGAAGATTATGAG GAAGCTGAGTTTGTTTCTGCGACTGCTTGTGCTTGTCAATCTATTTGGTTGAGGAGACTTCTAGAGGAGTTGAAATTCAAGCAATTAGGAGCTACCAAGATCTTTTGTGACAACAATTCAGCAATCCAACTATCTAAGAATCCAGTGCTACATGGAAGAAGCAAGCACATTGATGTGAAGTTTTATTTCTTAAGAGATCTTAGCAATAATGAAACAATTGAATTGATCTATTATAGGAGTGAAGATCAGATTGCGGATATTTTCACCAAAGCCTTGAAGATGGAGTCATTCATGAAACTTAGAAGGCTTCTAGGTGTCTTCACAATTAAAGATGTAAACTGA
- the LOC129891794 gene encoding uncharacterized protein LOC129891794 — protein sequence MEKILRSLTPKYNYVVCSIEESKDIDALSLDEFQSSLLVHEQKMNKDSTVQEQALKASTNTHSNNYRGRGRGRGRTRGRGDRGGRDFKVNTDQFQGKDRGRIMTNPRYNAIDVTDLIIMHQIVILDCLNDKEKEENVNFVKNKKVETLLMVVQDGIKHESNIWFIDTRFSNHMCGSKFSFSSLNENFHSTVAFGDCSTIEVMGKGDIKIKTNNDFVETISNVLYVPDLKNNLLSADQL from the coding sequence ATGGAGAAGATTTTGCGCTCGCTGACACCAAAATATAATTATGTGGTTTGCTCAATCGAAGAGTCAAAAGATATAGATGCACTATCTcttgatgaatttcaaagttcTTTACTGGTTCATGAACAAAAGATGAACAAAGATTCTACAGTACAGGAGCAAGCATTGAAGGCTTCTACTAATACTCATTCCAATAACTATAGAGGaaggggtagaggtagaggcCGAACAAGAGGAAGAGGAGATCGTGGAGGCAGAGATTTCAAAGTCAACACTGATCAATTTCAAGGCAAAGACAGAGGTCGAATCATGACAAATCCAAGGTATAATGCTATAGATGTCACAGATTTGATCATTATGCATCAGATTGTTATACTAGACTGCCTAAATgataaagaaaaggaagaaaatgtcaactttgtcaaaaataagaaagtagAAACTTTGTTAATGGTTGTCCAAGATGGAATAAAACATGAGTCGAATATTTGGTTTATAGATACCAGATTTAGTAACCACATGTGTGGaagtaaattttctttttcatctcTAAATGAAAATTTCCATTCCACTGTGGCATTTGGTGATTGTTCTACTATTGAAGTAATGGGGAAAGGTGATATCAAGATTAAAACCAATAATGATTTTGTTGAAACAATCTCTAATGTGTTGTATGTTCCGGACTTGAAAAATAACTTACTTAGTGCTGATCAGTTGTAA